The following are encoded together in the Gemmatimonadaceae bacterium genome:
- the nuoH gene encoding NADH-quinone oxidoreductase subunit NuoH, with translation MTILGNALLQIASPQLPPPSNVVFFVATVIKIVVLFSLYMVGVALLTLAERKVSAWIQDRHGPNRVGPGGLLQPAADGLKNIMKEETYPDAANIPLFVLAPIMAFVPAMLTWCVIPFAAPLPTRWGLIDMVIAPLPIGYLFILAISSLGVYGIVLAGWSSNNKYALLGGLRASAQMVSYEIAMGMATIPVLLLAGNVALNDIVLQQAHGLWNVLGLTVAFFIFLVAAFAETNRLPFDMPEAESELVAGYHSEYSAMKFSMFFIAEYANMVTASALMVTLFFGGWDIPGQWDVAPWSVLKTFATGGFFLFKVLFFLFFYMWIRWTLPRFRYDQLMALGWKFMLPLSLSYIVVMASAILGLDAAGVARGSWAFGLSLLALNVVLVAILFLFIDRGRLISPAYSRLDKRNLDTLRAAAAESSLMREGRD, from the coding sequence ATGACGATCCTCGGCAACGCGCTGCTCCAGATCGCGAGTCCGCAACTGCCGCCGCCGTCCAACGTCGTGTTCTTCGTGGCGACGGTGATCAAGATCGTGGTGCTGTTCTCGCTCTACATGGTGGGCGTGGCCTTGCTCACGCTGGCCGAACGCAAGGTCTCGGCGTGGATCCAGGATCGGCACGGCCCCAACCGCGTGGGGCCCGGCGGCCTCCTCCAGCCGGCGGCCGATGGGCTCAAGAACATCATGAAGGAGGAGACGTACCCCGACGCGGCGAACATCCCGCTGTTCGTGCTCGCGCCGATAATGGCATTCGTGCCGGCCATGCTCACGTGGTGCGTGATCCCGTTCGCCGCGCCGTTGCCCACGCGCTGGGGCCTCATCGACATGGTCATCGCGCCGCTGCCGATCGGCTACCTGTTCATCCTCGCGATCTCCTCGCTGGGGGTGTACGGCATCGTCCTCGCCGGGTGGAGCTCCAACAACAAGTACGCGCTGCTGGGAGGCCTCCGGGCGAGCGCGCAGATGGTGTCGTACGAGATCGCCATGGGGATGGCGACGATCCCGGTGCTGCTGCTGGCCGGCAACGTCGCCCTCAACGACATCGTGCTCCAGCAGGCGCACGGCCTGTGGAACGTGCTCGGGCTCACCGTGGCGTTCTTCATCTTCCTCGTGGCGGCGTTCGCCGAGACCAACCGGCTGCCGTTCGACATGCCCGAAGCCGAATCCGAGCTCGTGGCCGGTTACCACTCGGAATACAGCGCCATGAAGTTCTCGATGTTCTTCATCGCCGAATACGCGAACATGGTCACCGCCAGCGCGCTGATGGTGACGCTGTTCTTCGGCGGCTGGGACATCCCGGGGCAGTGGGACGTGGCGCCGTGGAGCGTCCTCAAGACCTTCGCCACCGGCGGGTTCTTCCTGTTCAAGGTGCTGTTCTTCCTGTTCTTCTACATGTGGATCCGCTGGACTCTGCCGCGGTTCCGCTACGATCAGTTGATGGCGCTGGGATGGAAGTTCATGCTGCCGCTGTCGCTGAGCTACATCGTGGTGATGGCGAGCGCGATCCTCGGACTCGACGCCGCCGGCGTGGCCCGCGGGTCGTGGGCGTTCGGCCTGTCGTTGCTGGCGCTCAACGTGGTCCTCGTCGCGATCCTGTTCTTGTTCATCGACCGCGGCCGGCTGATCAGCCCGGCCTATTCCCGGCTCGACAAACGCAATCTCGACACGCTCCGCGCCGCGGCGGCTGAGTCGTCACTGATGAGGGAGGGGCGCGACTGA
- a CDS encoding NADH-quinone oxidoreductase subunit I: protein MAIGIKVLDRPIDQSSYVRATLKGMVLTAKHLLNPQKVTTQYPEQKKSLSPRWRGTHRMLTTEDGKAKCVACGLCPTVCPANCIKLVPGEDEKGNRYPLVFEIDEFRCIFCGYCQEVCPEEAIHVGRHYENAEYSRQGFVYDLERLTAQTHPVCEMWDPADPKGE from the coding sequence ATGGCAATCGGCATCAAGGTGCTGGACCGCCCGATCGACCAGAGCAGCTACGTGCGTGCCACGCTCAAGGGCATGGTCCTCACCGCCAAGCACCTGCTCAATCCCCAGAAGGTGACCACCCAGTATCCCGAGCAGAAGAAGTCGCTCTCGCCCCGCTGGCGCGGTACGCACCGGATGCTGACCACCGAGGACGGCAAGGCCAAGTGCGTCGCCTGCGGGCTCTGTCCCACCGTCTGTCCGGCCAACTGCATCAAGCTCGTGCCGGGCGAGGACGAGAAGGGCAACCGCTATCCGCTGGTGTTCGAGATCGACGAGTTCCGCTGCATCTTCTGCGGCTACTGCCAGGAAGTGTGCCCCGAGGAGGCGATCCACGTCGGCCGCCACTACGAGAACGCGGAATACAGCCGCCAGGGCTTTGTCTACGACCTCGAACGGCTGACGGCGCAGACCCACCCGGTGTGCGAGATGTGGGATCCCGCCGACCCCAAGGGGGAGTGA
- a CDS encoding NADH-quinone oxidoreductase subunit J: MPGQISLFYEFHFYLFGLIAIASALVFVTRKSPVAAALWLVVTMFCLAALYVLLDAQFIGAIQVIVYAGAIMVVFLFVIMLLNLGEPAAIADARSLGWKLAAGAVGLGLLAELFTLVHGTAAQPFALPAGYAAEQVAAQGAIAPIAGPLFHQYLLAFEITSMVLLAAIVGAVVLGKRRTDAR, translated from the coding sequence ATGCCAGGGCAGATCTCGCTCTTCTACGAATTCCATTTCTACCTGTTCGGCCTCATCGCGATCGCGTCCGCCCTCGTCTTCGTCACCCGGAAGAGTCCGGTCGCGGCGGCGCTCTGGCTCGTGGTGACGATGTTCTGCCTGGCGGCGCTCTACGTGCTGCTCGACGCCCAGTTCATCGGGGCCATCCAGGTGATCGTGTATGCGGGCGCGATCATGGTCGTGTTCCTGTTCGTGATCATGCTCCTCAACCTCGGGGAGCCGGCGGCGATCGCCGATGCCAGGTCGCTGGGCTGGAAGCTCGCCGCCGGCGCGGTGGGCCTCGGGTTGCTGGCCGAGCTGTTCACGCTGGTCCACGGCACCGCCGCCCAGCCGTTCGCACTGCCGGCCGGATACGCGGCCGAGCAGGTGGCCGCCCAGGGTGCGATCGCCCCGATCGCCGGGCCGTTGTTCCACCAATACCTGCTGGCATTCGAGATCACGAGCATGGTGCTGCTGGCCGCGATCGTCGGCGCCGTGGTCCTCGGCAAGCGGAGGACCGATGCTCGCTGA
- the nuoK gene encoding NADH-quinone oxidoreductase subunit NuoK: MLAEALFFSAVLFSIGVVGVLTRRNAIILFMCVELMLNAVNLTFVAFSRVYGAGGQVFVFLVMTVAAAEAAVGLAIIIALFRHRHTVNLQNINLLKG, encoded by the coding sequence ATGCTCGCTGAGGCGCTGTTCTTTTCCGCCGTCCTATTCTCGATCGGCGTCGTCGGCGTGCTCACGCGCCGCAACGCCATCATCCTGTTCATGTGCGTCGAGCTCATGCTCAACGCCGTCAACCTGACGTTCGTGGCCTTCTCGCGCGTGTACGGCGCCGGCGGCCAGGTGTTCGTGTTCCTCGTCATGACCGTCGCGGCCGCCGAGGCCGCCGTTGGCCTCGCGATCATCATCGCGCTCTTCCGCCATCGGCACACGGTCAATCTTCAGAACATCAACCTCCTGAAGGGCTGA
- the nuoL gene encoding NADH-quinone oxidoreductase subunit L has protein sequence MLLQSVASTGGHPLAGTVADWLWAIPLLPLLGFLINGALSLKAVAHFGPADPGAGSHDAEASDHPAGHDAHAPTRHRFAAVTSIVGPGVLVATFLLALAIFVRMQGLGEMAEPFIQRYFAWMPVGQLTIDVAFRLDQLSMVMVLVVTGVGMLIHLFSVGYMQDDPGYPRYFAYLNLFVFFMLVLVLGANYPILFIGWEGVGLCSYLLIGFWFSEKANADAGKKAFIVNRIGDFGFLIAMFLLFANFGTLDFSRLQAMSGQFVFGGALITTIALFFFLGCAGKSAQIPLYIWLPDAMAGPTPVSALIHAATMVTAGVYLIARSNFVFAAAPVAGLTVVVVGAATALFAATIGLKQWDIKKVLAYSTVSQLGYMFVGVGAGAYVAGIFHLMTHAFFKALLFLGSGSVIYAMHRAYHHTNNHDDAQDMRNMGGLRHHMKATWVVMWIATLAICGIPPFAGFFSKDEILGTVFARANGSTLAQAHWLGIPGTVVLYAAYTVGLAAALLTAVYMTRMMLYTFHGPNRTGEHEREHLHEAPWIMTGPLIVLAILSAVGGWFNLPEVVTHYLPLGPTGSLERWLDPVVGRSTAEVIGTGPAQAAPGTEALLIAVAVAVAVAGIAIAVVKLKPAALVPKAQAKPEEGFARVLANKYYVDEIYDATVVKGTYGTARNLLWRGIDVGLIDGLMVNGTAWAARFAGWIGSQLQSGQLGTYAWVLVLGVLLVLGAFHHAVLP, from the coding sequence ATGCTCCTGCAATCCGTAGCATCCACGGGGGGCCATCCGCTTGCCGGCACCGTTGCCGACTGGTTGTGGGCCATCCCCCTGTTGCCCTTACTCGGGTTCCTGATCAACGGCGCCCTGTCGCTCAAGGCCGTGGCCCACTTCGGGCCCGCCGACCCCGGCGCCGGATCGCACGACGCCGAGGCGTCCGACCATCCCGCCGGCCACGACGCGCACGCTCCCACCCGGCATCGGTTCGCGGCCGTCACGAGCATCGTCGGGCCGGGCGTCCTCGTCGCGACGTTCCTGCTCGCGCTCGCGATCTTCGTCCGCATGCAGGGCCTCGGCGAGATGGCCGAGCCGTTCATCCAGCGGTACTTCGCCTGGATGCCGGTGGGCCAACTCACGATCGACGTCGCGTTCCGGCTCGACCAGCTGTCGATGGTCATGGTGCTGGTGGTGACCGGCGTCGGCATGCTCATCCACCTGTTCAGCGTCGGCTACATGCAGGACGATCCGGGGTACCCGCGCTACTTCGCGTACCTCAACCTGTTCGTCTTCTTCATGCTGGTGCTGGTGCTCGGCGCCAACTACCCGATCCTGTTCATCGGATGGGAGGGCGTGGGCCTCTGCTCCTACCTGCTGATCGGATTCTGGTTCAGCGAGAAGGCCAACGCCGACGCCGGCAAGAAGGCGTTCATCGTCAACCGCATCGGCGACTTCGGCTTCCTGATCGCGATGTTCCTGCTGTTCGCGAACTTCGGCACGCTGGACTTCAGCCGCCTGCAGGCGATGTCCGGGCAGTTCGTGTTCGGCGGGGCGCTGATCACGACGATCGCGCTCTTCTTCTTCCTCGGCTGCGCCGGCAAGAGCGCCCAGATTCCGTTGTACATCTGGCTCCCCGACGCGATGGCCGGTCCGACGCCCGTCTCGGCGCTGATCCATGCCGCGACGATGGTCACGGCCGGCGTGTATCTCATCGCCCGCAGCAACTTCGTGTTCGCGGCGGCCCCGGTGGCCGGCCTCACGGTGGTCGTGGTGGGCGCCGCCACGGCGCTGTTCGCGGCCACGATCGGCCTCAAGCAGTGGGACATCAAGAAGGTCCTCGCATACTCCACCGTCTCGCAGCTCGGCTACATGTTCGTGGGCGTGGGCGCAGGGGCCTACGTGGCAGGCATCTTCCACCTGATGACGCACGCGTTCTTCAAGGCGCTGCTGTTCCTGGGATCCGGCTCGGTGATCTATGCCATGCACCGGGCCTATCACCACACCAACAATCATGACGACGCGCAGGACATGCGGAACATGGGCGGGCTCCGGCACCACATGAAGGCCACCTGGGTGGTCATGTGGATTGCCACCCTGGCCATCTGCGGCATTCCGCCGTTTGCCGGATTCTTCTCCAAGGATGAGATCCTCGGCACCGTGTTCGCCCGCGCCAACGGCAGCACGCTCGCCCAGGCGCACTGGCTCGGCATTCCCGGCACGGTGGTGCTCTACGCGGCCTACACGGTTGGCCTCGCGGCGGCGCTCCTGACCGCGGTCTACATGACCCGGATGATGCTGTACACCTTCCATGGGCCCAACCGGACCGGCGAGCACGAGCGCGAGCATCTGCACGAGGCGCCGTGGATCATGACCGGGCCGCTCATCGTCCTCGCCATCCTGAGCGCGGTCGGCGGCTGGTTCAACCTCCCCGAAGTGGTCACCCACTACCTCCCGCTCGGTCCCACCGGCAGCCTGGAGCGCTGGCTCGACCCCGTGGTGGGGCGGAGCACGGCCGAGGTCATCGGGACCGGTCCCGCGCAGGCCGCGCCCGGCACCGAGGCGTTGCTGATCGCGGTGGCCGTCGCCGTGGCGGTGGCCGGCATCGCGATCGCCGTGGTGAAGCTCAAGCCGGCAGCGCTCGTCCCCAAGGCGCAGGCCAAGCCCGAAGAAGGGTTTGCCCGGGTGCTCGCCAACAAGTACTACGTGGACGAGATCTACGACGCGACCGTCGTGAAGGGCACGTACGGCACGGCCCGCAACCTCCTCTGGCGCGGCATCGATGTGGGCCTGATCGACGGGCTCATGGTCAACGGCACCGCGTGGGCAGCGCGATTCGCGGGCTGGATCGGGTCGCAACTGCAGTCCGGACAGCTTGGCACATACGCGTGGGTCCTGGTGCTCGGCGTACTCCTCGTCCTCGGCGCCTTCCACCACGCGGTGCTGCCATGA
- a CDS encoding NADH-quinone oxidoreductase subunit M: MNAFLTSIGYMHWVLPVLLLLPVLGAVAIWIQGAPGGLPGDDDVASGAASVPRVMALITFGIEFVVSAGLWWSFDAASAGWQAVFDRPWIGAWGIRFTVGIDGISLMMILLTTGTMFLAVLGSWTSVRKRTHTYYALLLLLTTGMLGVFMALDLFLFYVMWEVMLVPMYFIIGVWGGERRIYASLKFFLYTMIGSMLMLVAIVYLGIAARSPMTGIPNFSYDVIMQTAKIPPSTAFWLFGAFFLAFAVKVPMFPFHTWLPDAHVEAPTAGSVVLASIMLKLGTFGFLRLAVPLFPAVATNDTVRAIILSLAVIGIVYGALVSLVQPDFKKLVAYSSVSHLGFVMLGIFALTVQSVQGALMVMINHGISTGALFFLIGMIYERRHTRLIEDYGGLARVVPMFAAALTLVTFSSIGVPGTNGFVGEFLVLIGAFRTYPMFAFVATTAVIFSAAYMLWAIQRILFNPLDKPVNFHIPDLNRRELALLVPLLAAIIWLGVYPKPVLDRMQVSAQHFVQTVQDRAQLMAAVGGGN; the protein is encoded by the coding sequence ATGAACGCATTCCTGACCTCGATCGGGTACATGCACTGGGTGCTTCCGGTGCTGCTACTGCTCCCCGTGCTCGGCGCGGTGGCCATCTGGATCCAGGGCGCCCCGGGCGGACTTCCCGGCGACGACGACGTCGCGTCGGGCGCCGCGTCCGTCCCGCGGGTGATGGCCCTCATCACCTTCGGCATCGAATTCGTCGTGTCGGCCGGCCTCTGGTGGTCGTTCGACGCCGCCTCGGCGGGATGGCAGGCGGTGTTCGACCGCCCGTGGATCGGCGCCTGGGGCATCCGGTTCACGGTGGGCATCGACGGCATCTCGCTGATGATGATCCTGCTCACCACGGGGACGATGTTCCTGGCCGTCCTCGGCAGTTGGACGAGCGTGCGCAAGCGGACGCACACGTACTACGCCTTGTTGCTCCTCCTCACCACGGGCATGCTCGGCGTCTTCATGGCGCTCGATCTCTTCCTGTTCTACGTGATGTGGGAAGTGATGCTCGTGCCGATGTACTTCATCATCGGCGTATGGGGCGGGGAGCGGCGCATCTACGCCAGCCTCAAGTTCTTCCTCTACACGATGATCGGCTCGATGCTGATGCTGGTCGCCATCGTGTATCTCGGGATCGCGGCGCGGTCGCCGATGACCGGCATCCCGAACTTCAGCTACGACGTGATCATGCAGACGGCCAAGATTCCGCCGTCGACCGCGTTCTGGCTCTTCGGCGCCTTCTTCCTCGCATTCGCGGTCAAGGTGCCGATGTTCCCGTTCCATACCTGGCTGCCCGATGCGCACGTCGAGGCCCCCACCGCCGGATCGGTGGTGCTGGCCAGCATCATGCTCAAGCTGGGCACCTTCGGGTTCCTGCGGCTCGCCGTGCCGTTGTTCCCGGCCGTCGCCACCAACGACACCGTGCGGGCCATCATCCTCTCGCTGGCCGTGATCGGCATCGTGTACGGCGCGCTGGTGTCTCTGGTCCAACCCGACTTCAAGAAACTCGTGGCCTATTCGTCGGTGAGCCATCTGGGCTTCGTGATGCTCGGCATCTTCGCGCTCACCGTGCAGAGCGTGCAGGGCGCGCTGATGGTGATGATCAACCACGGCATCTCCACCGGCGCGCTGTTCTTTCTCATCGGCATGATCTACGAACGGCGCCACACCCGCCTCATCGAGGACTACGGCGGCCTCGCCCGCGTCGTCCCGATGTTCGCGGCGGCCCTCACCCTCGTGACCTTCAGCAGCATCGGGGTGCCCGGCACCAACGGGTTCGTCGGTGAGTTCCTCGTGCTCATCGGCGCCTTCCGCACGTACCCGATGTTCGCCTTCGTCGCCACGACGGCGGTGATCTTCTCGGCCGCCTACATGCTGTGGGCCATCCAGCGGATCCTGTTCAACCCGCTCGACAAGCCCGTGAACTTCCACATCCCCGATCTCAATCGCCGCGAGCTGGCCCTCCTCGTGCCGCTCCTCGCCGCCATCATCTGGCTGGGCGTCTATCCCAAGCCGGTGCTCGACCGCATGCAGGTCTCGGCGCAGCACTTCGTGCAGACGGTGCAGGACCGGGCCCAGCTGATGGCGGCCGTCGGAGGGGGCAACTGA
- a CDS encoding NADH-quinone oxidoreductase subunit N — protein sequence MPPFDLSVPSQLMAALGPDIVLMVGAMLLLLWAAWRPASAAHQRAVGIGSLILTVITGGVTVWYLYQMRTATSGPIAVDNFRWMADLVILLGALFAIALTIDDNDRQGITVAESHVLILFATSGMMLLAAAHDLMIVFLGVEMMSLSVYALAGINRRSARGAEGALKYFLLGAFATAFLLYGMALVYGATGSTNLADIADRIQRLALLRSPLLVIGVGLMLIGFAFKVAAVPFHMWAPDVYDGAPSPITAFMAATVKAAAFAALLRVWMQAFPAAYDAWRPALGAIAIATMVVGNAVGLAQRNIKRMLAYSSIAHAGFLLVALASGSSQAGSAMLFYLLAYTLATFGAFAVIIVMSQTGDRPVLIDDFAGLWSVRPWLALGMGILMLSLLGFPIFGGAGFFAKWYVLQAAIQTPVPQATLAVVLVLTTVVSAGYYLRVVMVMFMKPRQDGAPVPGATPLLTRVVVVASVVAILLLGVMPDRFARLAGAGMLPNVPYAAATSNTVSAARP from the coding sequence ATGCCGCCATTCGATCTCTCCGTCCCGTCGCAGCTCATGGCGGCGCTGGGGCCCGACATCGTGCTCATGGTGGGCGCGATGCTGCTGCTCCTCTGGGCGGCCTGGCGTCCCGCCAGCGCGGCCCACCAGCGCGCCGTCGGCATCGGCAGCTTGATCCTCACCGTGATCACGGGCGGGGTCACGGTCTGGTACCTCTATCAGATGCGCACGGCCACATCCGGGCCGATCGCCGTCGACAACTTTCGCTGGATGGCCGATCTGGTCATCCTGCTCGGCGCGCTGTTCGCGATCGCCCTCACGATCGATGACAACGACCGGCAGGGGATCACGGTGGCCGAGTCCCACGTGCTCATCCTGTTCGCCACGTCGGGCATGATGCTCCTCGCCGCCGCCCACGACCTCATGATCGTGTTCCTCGGCGTGGAGATGATGTCGCTCTCCGTGTACGCCCTGGCGGGCATCAATCGCCGCAGCGCCCGCGGTGCCGAAGGAGCACTCAAGTATTTCCTGCTCGGGGCGTTCGCCACCGCGTTCCTGCTGTACGGAATGGCGCTGGTCTACGGCGCCACCGGATCCACCAACCTCGCCGACATCGCCGATCGGATCCAGCGCCTGGCCCTGCTGCGCAGTCCGCTGCTCGTGATCGGCGTGGGGTTGATGCTGATCGGCTTCGCCTTCAAGGTGGCGGCGGTGCCGTTCCACATGTGGGCGCCCGACGTGTACGACGGCGCGCCGTCGCCGATCACCGCCTTCATGGCCGCCACGGTCAAGGCGGCGGCCTTCGCCGCGCTCCTGCGCGTGTGGATGCAGGCGTTCCCGGCGGCGTATGACGCCTGGCGACCCGCCCTCGGCGCCATCGCGATCGCGACGATGGTCGTGGGCAACGCCGTGGGACTCGCCCAGCGCAACATCAAGCGCATGCTCGCATATTCGAGCATCGCCCATGCGGGATTCCTGCTCGTCGCCCTGGCCTCCGGCAGTTCGCAGGCGGGCTCGGCGATGCTGTTCTATCTCCTCGCGTATACGCTGGCCACCTTCGGCGCCTTCGCCGTGATCATCGTCATGTCGCAGACCGGCGACCGCCCGGTGCTGATCGACGACTTCGCGGGCCTCTGGTCGGTGCGGCCATGGTTGGCGCTCGGCATGGGCATCCTGATGCTGTCGCTGCTCGGGTTCCCGATCTTCGGCGGCGCCGGCTTCTTCGCCAAGTGGTACGTGCTGCAGGCCGCCATCCAGACCCCGGTCCCGCAGGCCACGCTGGCTGTGGTCCTCGTGCTCACCACCGTGGTGTCCGCGGGCTACTATCTGCGTGTCGTGATGGTGATGTTCATGAAGCCGCGTCAGGACGGCGCCCCGGTTCCCGGCGCCACGCCGCTGCTCACCCGGGTGGTGGTCGTGGCCAGCGTGGTCGCCATCCTGCTGCTCGGCGTCATGCCGGATCGCTTCGCGCGCCTGGCCGGGGCGGGAATGCTCCCGAACGTGCCGTACGCTGCCGCAACGTCCAACACCGTGAGCGCGGCCCGGCCATAG
- a CDS encoding phosphomannomutase/phosphoglucomutase produces MTVASGIFREYDIRGVVGADLTTEAARAVGAAYAAYLAQRGVHGPLVVGRDNRPSGGALRDALVDGLTASGVDVVDIGVVPTPLMYWGLHHLGVAGGIQITGSHNPPEFNGFKICLGTASVYGAEIQTLRELAQRGGGPRGQGTVRHEAIIDRYIDDIAARIGPLARRVRVVFDCGNGAGALVAPQLFRRLGVAGRGLFCESDGTFPNHHPDPTVPENLEALVAAVREDGAELGIAFDGDADRIGIVDGDGTIIWGDRLLILYARDVLRRTGQGQSVIFDVKCSQALPDAIRAAGGEPVMWKTGHSLIKEKMKELHAPLAGEMSGHMFFTEGFYGHDDALYGAARLLRIVAEAGRTVRELLADVPAYHATPELRVECPDELKFDIVARAVQHFRSTHDVIDVDGIRVLFGDGWGLIRASNTQPVIVTRFEARTETRLREIRAEMEGWLRAQGVRV; encoded by the coding sequence ATGACCGTTGCATCCGGAATCTTTCGCGAGTACGACATCCGCGGGGTGGTCGGGGCCGACCTCACCACCGAGGCCGCGCGCGCGGTCGGGGCGGCCTACGCCGCCTATCTGGCGCAGCGCGGCGTCCACGGCCCGCTGGTCGTGGGGCGCGACAACCGCCCCAGCGGCGGGGCGCTCCGCGATGCGCTCGTCGACGGACTGACGGCGAGCGGCGTCGACGTCGTGGACATCGGGGTCGTCCCCACGCCCCTGATGTACTGGGGGCTCCATCACCTCGGCGTGGCGGGCGGCATCCAGATCACCGGCTCCCACAACCCGCCCGAGTTCAACGGGTTCAAGATCTGCCTCGGGACCGCGTCGGTGTACGGCGCCGAGATCCAGACGTTGCGCGAGCTCGCCCAACGCGGCGGCGGCCCCCGCGGCCAGGGCACGGTGCGCCACGAGGCGATCATCGATCGCTATATCGACGACATCGCCGCGCGGATCGGCCCGCTCGCGCGCCGCGTGCGCGTGGTGTTCGACTGCGGGAACGGGGCGGGCGCCCTGGTGGCGCCCCAGCTCTTCCGGCGGCTGGGCGTCGCCGGGCGCGGATTGTTCTGCGAGAGCGACGGCACGTTTCCCAATCACCACCCCGACCCCACGGTGCCCGAGAACCTCGAAGCCCTCGTCGCCGCCGTACGCGAGGACGGCGCCGAGTTGGGCATCGCGTTCGACGGCGACGCCGATCGGATTGGCATCGTCGATGGCGACGGCACCATCATCTGGGGCGACCGTCTGTTGATCCTGTACGCCCGCGATGTGCTGCGGCGCACGGGGCAGGGGCAGTCCGTCATCTTCGACGTGAAATGCTCCCAGGCCCTGCCCGACGCCATCCGCGCCGCCGGCGGCGAGCCCGTGATGTGGAAGACGGGCCACTCGCTGATCAAGGAGAAGATGAAGGAACTGCACGCACCGCTCGCCGGCGAGATGTCGGGCCACATGTTCTTCACGGAGGGGTTCTACGGACACGATGACGCGCTCTACGGCGCGGCGCGCCTGCTCCGCATCGTGGCCGAGGCCGGACGCACCGTGCGCGAACTGCTGGCCGACGTGCCCGCGTATCACGCCACGCCGGAGCTGCGGGTGGAGTGTCCCGACGAGCTCAAGTTCGATATCGTGGCGCGCGCCGTGCAGCATTTTCGTTCCACCCACGACGTCATCGACGTCGACGGCATCCGCGTCCTGTTCGGCGACGGCTGGGGCCTCATCCGGGCCTCGAACACGCAGCCGGTGATCGTCACGCGGTTCGAAGCCCGCACCGAGACCCGGCTGCGCGAGATCCGCGCCGAGATGGAAGGCTGGCTGCGCGCCCAGGGCGTGCGGGTGTGA